One genomic region from Campylobacter concisus encodes:
- the selA gene encoding L-seryl-tRNA(Sec) selenium transferase, producing MSDLRDIPQVDKIIKNEAFSGFDINLVTLLARQILNEVRAKILNENANFALQEIIDLILNEYHKFNESSLQRVLNLTGVTIHTNLARSVIDKEILNRATPVITGYSNLEYNLETGSRGNRYDYIGSLIARAFGFEDAIVVNNNASAVFLVLNTFAKGKEVVVSRGELVEIGGSFRVPEVMANAGCFLKEVGTTNKTRLKDYEEAIGEETAMVVKVHRSNFDIVGFSEEVTANELNKLACEQNLIDYFDLGSGFYGNLPFNLDKNEPDLKNLKDVSLVSFSGDKLLGAVQCGIIVGKKELIAKLRKNQLLRMLRVDKVIISLLAESMKAYLNKEFELITTQKLLHKSVKELENLANFINKNLKNPLEIVGTQTFVGGGAMPNKKIPSIALAFRGEANLNELKFRQKKVIGRIENDKFMLDLRSLLDEDVETLIKIINETEEK from the coding sequence TTGAGCGATTTAAGAGATATCCCACAAGTTGATAAGATCATAAAAAACGAAGCATTTTCAGGATTTGATATAAATTTAGTCACATTGCTTGCGAGGCAAATTTTAAATGAAGTTAGAGCTAAAATTTTAAATGAAAATGCAAATTTTGCGTTGCAAGAAATAATAGATTTAATCCTAAATGAATATCATAAATTTAATGAATCAAGCCTTCAAAGAGTGCTAAATTTAACCGGTGTGACCATTCACACAAATCTTGCTAGAAGTGTAATAGATAAAGAAATTTTAAACCGAGCGACGCCAGTTATCACAGGATATTCTAACCTTGAATATAACCTAGAAACAGGCAGTCGTGGAAACAGATATGACTATATCGGCTCGCTAATAGCTAGAGCATTTGGTTTTGAGGACGCTATCGTTGTAAATAATAACGCAAGTGCTGTATTTTTGGTGTTAAACACCTTTGCAAAGGGCAAGGAAGTCGTCGTTAGCAGAGGCGAACTAGTCGAGATCGGCGGTAGTTTTAGAGTGCCAGAAGTTATGGCAAATGCGGGCTGCTTTTTGAAAGAGGTTGGCACGACAAACAAAACTAGACTAAAGGACTACGAAGAGGCGATCGGCGAAGAAACGGCGATGGTTGTAAAGGTTCATCGCTCAAATTTTGACATCGTGGGCTTTAGCGAAGAGGTTACAGCAAATGAATTAAACAAATTGGCGTGTGAGCAAAATTTGATAGATTATTTTGATCTTGGCAGCGGATTTTACGGAAATTTGCCGTTTAATCTTGACAAAAACGAGCCAGATCTAAAAAATTTAAAAGATGTTTCGCTAGTTAGTTTTAGTGGCGATAAGCTGCTTGGTGCGGTGCAGTGTGGCATAATTGTTGGCAAAAAAGAGCTCATCGCAAAGCTTAGGAAAAACCAGCTTTTAAGGATGCTTCGCGTAGATAAAGTGATCATCTCGCTTTTGGCTGAGAGCATGAAAGCTTATTTAAATAAAGAATTCGAGCTAATCACAACGCAAAAACTGCTTCACAAAAGCGTAAAAGAGCTTGAAAACTTAGCAAATTTTATAAATAAAAATTTAAAAAATCCACTTGAGATAGTAGGCACACAAACCTTTGTAGGAGGTGGGGCGATGCCAAATAAAAAGATCCCAAGCATCGCACTTGCATTTAGAGGAGAGGCAAATTTAAACGAGCTAAAATTTAGGCAAAAAAAGGTGATCGGACGCATAGAAAATGACAAATTTATGCTAGATCTTAGATCGCTTTTAGATGAGGACGTAGAGACGCTAATAAAAATAATAAATGAAACGGAAGAAAAATGA
- a CDS encoding HNH endonuclease — MVVVDMPKISKSDIYKCCCNGIKDEAKKNKLLNYLYVFLLNACDYRNSVREKYLDKYIIKEPINYKKFARYEDIKNDLFDLYDKRLVRGKEPRKYYNQIKASPKLGKCPYCGLGQVATLDHYLPKSEFPIFSILPNNLIGCCRDCNAIKRNIVLNTIHPYYDNFTKIQWLFAKVNWPALVMEFFVDTKNINNDLDKKKIEGHFSVYELARRYAVEAASELSDLRIEFENKNLTTTDIEEELHKKFKSKAMNHINHWKTAMYQALCQDQYYCNGGYSKFL, encoded by the coding sequence ATGGTTGTAGTAGATATGCCTAAAATAAGTAAATCTGACATATATAAATGTTGTTGTAATGGAATAAAGGATGAGGCGAAGAAAAATAAATTATTAAATTATTTATATGTATTTTTATTAAACGCTTGCGATTACCGCAACAGTGTAAGAGAAAAATATCTTGATAAGTATATAATCAAAGAACCGATTAATTATAAAAAATTTGCTAGATACGAAGATATAAAAAACGATTTATTTGATTTGTATGATAAGCGCTTAGTGAGAGGAAAGGAGCCAAGAAAATACTATAATCAAATAAAGGCTAGTCCAAAATTAGGCAAGTGTCCATATTGCGGATTGGGGCAAGTAGCTACATTGGATCACTATTTACCAAAATCCGAGTTTCCAATTTTTTCAATATTGCCAAACAATCTGATTGGATGTTGTAGGGACTGTAATGCCATAAAAAGAAATATAGTTTTAAATACTATTCACCCATATTATGATAACTTTACAAAAATACAGTGGTTATTTGCAAAAGTGAATTGGCCTGCACTCGTTATGGAATTTTTTGTAGACACAAAAAATATTAATAATGATTTGGATAAAAAGAAAATTGAAGGGCATTTTTCGGTGTACGAATTAGCTAGAAGATATGCCGTTGAAGCAGCTAGTGAATTGAGCGACCTGAGAATAGAATTTGAAAATAAAAATTTAACAACAACAGATATAGAAGAAGAACTTCATAAAAAATTTAAATCTAAAGCTATGAATCATATAAATCACTGGAAAACAGCAATGTATCAAGCTTTATGTCAAGATCAGTATTATTGCAATGGTGGATATAGTAAGTTCTTGTAG